A genome region from Erigeron canadensis isolate Cc75 chromosome 3, C_canadensis_v1, whole genome shotgun sequence includes the following:
- the LOC122592645 gene encoding endochitinase, translating into MNTFLLLTCLFLLTSVSAAQNCGRQGGNAPCTNGNCCSQYGFCGNTPAHCSPAQNCQSQCSGGGAPSGGNDVASIVTQSVFDEMLKYRNDPRCRANGFYSYTAFLNAASAYPGFGTTGTADDRKRELAAFFGQTSHETTGGWATAPDGQFAWGYCFVREQDQSNRYCDSPDWPCPQSYYGRGPIQLSHNYNYGLFGRSIQRDLINSPDLLATDPTISFQSAIWYWMTPQGNKPSSHDVITGRWTPSAADNAAGRVPGYGVITNIINGGLECGQGQNSKVEDRIGFYRRYCSIIGVTTGNNLDCYNQRPFA; encoded by the exons ATGAATACCTTTCTTCTTCTAACATGTCTCTTTCTCTTAACAAGTGTCTCCGCTGCTCAAAACTGTGGGAGACAGGGCGGTAACGCTCCATGCACGAACGGAAACTGTTGTAGTCAATACGGTTTCTGTGGAAACACTCCCGCTCACTGCTCACCTGCACAAAACTGTCAGAGTCAGTGCAGCGGGGGTGGAGCACCATCAGGCGGGAACGATGTTGCCTCAATCGTCACACAAtcagtgtttgatgaaatgttaaAATACCGTAACGACCCTAGATGCCGTGCAAACGGATTTTATAGCTACACTGCTTTTCTAAATGCCGCAAGTGCTTACCCTGGATTTGGCACGACCGGAACCGCTGATGACCGAAAAAGAGAGCTCGCGGCTTTCTTTGGTCAAACATCCCATGAAACtacag GTGGATGGGCAACCGCACCAGACGGTCAATTTGCGTGGGGATATTGCTTTGTTAGGGAACAAGACCAATCAAATAGATATTGTGACTCTCCTGATTGGCCTTGTCCCCAAAGCTATTATGGCAGAGGACCTATCCAACTCTCTCA CAACTACAACTACGGACTATTTGGAAGGTCGATACAAAGGGACTTGATCAACTCTCCTGACCTCTTAGCAACAGACCCAACGATATCCTTTCAGTCAGCGATATGGTATTGGATGACTCCACAAGGTAACAAGCCATCAAGCCATGATGTCATCACTGGAAGGTGGACCCCGTCGGCTGCAGACAACGCAGCCGGTCGTGTCCCGGGTTATGGAGTGATCACCAACATTATTAACGGTGGCCTAGAATGTGGCCAAGGCCAGAATTCGAAGGTGGAGGATAGAATTGGGTTCTATAGAAGGTATTGCAGTATTATTGGAGTTACTACTGGAAACAATCTTGATTGCTACAATCAAAGACCTTTTGCATAA